Proteins from a single region of Gossypium arboreum isolate Shixiya-1 chromosome 1, ASM2569848v2, whole genome shotgun sequence:
- the LOC108462511 gene encoding UDP-glycosyltransferase 88A1, whose product MEAVVLYPSPPIGHLLAMVELGKLLLSHQPSLSIHILIATPPYQAESTAPYIAAVSSTIPSIVFHKLPKVTLLPSTDVTHHEFLTFEVLRLSNPNVHETLLSISKDYKVHAFTIDFFCTVAFKVAVDLSIPPYFFYTSGVATLSSFFYLPTLHNNTTKSFKELNLLLNIPGVPPVPSADMPKPVLDRNDQVYHIFINNSMYLPKSAGIIINSFESLEPRAIKAIRDGLCVPDGPTPPLYCIGPLIADVDRRSGARSNAAGEGAPNDCLMWLDKQPSKSVVFLCFGSLGLFSAQQLKEIAEGLERSEQRFLWVMRNPPSENLSVAIKEQSEPDLNALLPMGFLERTKERGKVVKSWAPQVTVLNHDSIGGFVTHCGWNSVLESVCAGVPMVAWPLYAEQRFNRVLLVEEMKIALPMVESETGFVDSSEVEKRVRELVEWEQGKVVRKRTVAMKHAAKAAMSEGGSSRLALAKLFESWKQE is encoded by the coding sequence ATGGAGGCCGTAGTTCTTTACCCGTCACCACCAATTGGCCACCTGCTAGCCATGGTGGAGTTAGGCAAGCTTCTATTATCTCACCAACCTTCACTCTCTATCCACATCCTCATCGCTACACCACCTTACCAAGCTGAATCCACCGCTCCTTATATTGCTGCCGTCTCTTCCACTATTCCTTCCATTGTTTTTCACAAGCTACCCAAAGTCACCCTCCTTCCATCCACTGATGTTACCCACCATGAGTTCCTTACTTTTGAGGTCCTCCGCCTTAGCAACCCCAATGTCCATGAAACTCTCCTTTCCATCTCCAAGGATTACAAAGTCCATGCCTTTACCATTGATTTTTTCTGTACTGTTGCTTTCAAAGTCGCCGTTGATCTTAGTATCCCTCCTTACTTCTTCTACACCTCCGGCGTTGCTACTCTTTCCTCCTTCTTTTATCTACCAACCCTTCATAATAACACCACTAAAAGCTTCAAAGAACTTAACCTTCTCCTCAACATCCCGGGTGTCCCACCGGTGCCATCTGCCGATATGCCTAAGCCAGTACTCGATCGCAACGATCAAGTCTATCACATCTTCATTAACAACTCCATGTATTTGCCCAAGTCAGCTGGGATTATAATCAACAGTTTTGAATCCCTCGAACCAAGAGCCATCAAAGCAATTCGCGATGGACTCTGTGTTCCAGATGGCCCCACACCTCCACTGTACTGCATCGGACCGTTGATTGCTGACGTTGATCGGAGAAGTGGAGCTAGATCTAATGCTGCCGGTGAAGGTGCCCCTAATGATTGCTTAATGTGGCTTGACAAGCAACCAAGTAAAAGTGTAGTGTTCCTTTGTTTTGGTAGCCTGGGACTGTTTTCAGCTCAACAATTGAAAGAAATAGCTGAGGGGTTAGAGAGAAGTGAGCAAAGATTCTTGTGGGTGATGAGAAACCCTCCTTCGGAGAACCTAAGTGTGGCGATAAAGGAACAATCGGAACCAGATTTGAACGCTTTGTTACCTATGGGGTTCTTGGAGAGGACGAAGGAGAGGGGAAAGGTGGTCAAGTCATGGGCGCCACAGGTGACGGTGTTGAACCATGATTCCATCGGTGGGTTCGTGACACACTGTGGGTGGAATTCGGTGCTGGAATCTGTTTGTGCGGGGGTTCCGATGGTGGCATGGCCACTCTACGCAGAGCAAAGGTTCAACCGGGTGTTGCTAGTGGAGGAAATGAAGATAGCCTTGCCGATGGTGGAGTCAGAAACAGGGTTCGTAGATTCAAGTGAAGTGGAGAAGCGAGTTAGAGAATTAGTGGAGTGGGAACAAGGTAAAGTGGTTAGGAAGCGAACCGTAGCTATGAAACACGCTGCCAAGGCTGCTATGAGTGAGGGAGGTTCCTCTCGTCTCGCACTAGCCAAACTCTTTGAGTCGTGGAAGCAGGAATAA